A stretch of Opitutaceae bacterium DNA encodes these proteins:
- a CDS encoding sugar phosphate isomerase/epimerase yields the protein MTTRLKIGLQAIVLGKKYNVDEDRVLDAVAAAGYDALECVANDPVSFRRKLTSRRLVYAGAHTTPSKLTDVGELVAALHTMGAEDVCNSGLLDWNKRSPQDYRETIEILNQAGRKLRAEGIRLHYHNHDFEFEKSDAIGGKTGMDLLLEGLDPKAVDLCVDVGWVDKAGLDPVDFLLENADRVGYLHFKDYDDNGWAEIGTGKVDFAAVIRILPRLPGARWIILEQDVARIDPLDSLRISRNNLREKFGL from the coding sequence ATGACCACCAGACTCAAAATTGGACTCCAGGCCATCGTCCTGGGCAAGAAGTACAATGTGGACGAAGACCGCGTTCTCGACGCGGTCGCCGCCGCCGGCTACGACGCTCTGGAGTGCGTGGCCAATGACCCCGTATCCTTCCGCCGGAAACTCACCTCCCGGCGACTCGTCTATGCCGGCGCCCACACCACCCCGTCCAAGCTCACGGATGTCGGCGAGCTGGTCGCCGCCCTCCACACCATGGGTGCCGAGGATGTCTGCAACAGCGGGCTTCTCGACTGGAACAAGCGCTCGCCGCAGGACTACCGGGAAACGATCGAGATCCTCAACCAGGCCGGTCGCAAGCTGCGGGCCGAAGGAATCCGGCTTCACTACCACAACCACGATTTCGAATTTGAGAAGTCGGACGCCATCGGTGGGAAAACCGGCATGGATCTACTCCTCGAAGGACTCGATCCGAAGGCCGTCGACCTCTGTGTCGATGTCGGCTGGGTCGACAAAGCCGGTCTGGATCCGGTCGACTTCCTTCTGGAAAACGCAGACCGCGTCGGTTACCTCCACTTCAAGGACTACGATGACAACGGGTGGGCCGAAATCGGGACCGGCAAGGTCGATTTCGCCGCCGTCATCAGGATTCTGCCGCGACTGCCGGGGGCGCGCTGGATCATCCTGGAACAGGATGTAGCCCGGATCGATCCGCTAGACAGCCTCCGCATCAGCCGGAACAACCTGCGCGAGAAATTCGGACTCTGA
- a CDS encoding TlpA disulfide reductase family protein: MQPTTNPSISSSRPNTLWLRVIAALVVFLMPVLSLSTSGRDEVEPAPEEVSEVSLKLNDLVARIIEKLRAGQRTELELADELAEFDALLDEYGDQKTDDVAQVLVMKGTLYSEVMDNPEKAIEAFTQLRDEFPETQAGTTASAQIAGLEAQQQYSVGKVFPGFSVQGLDGEPLALDDFRGKVVLLDFWATWCQPCLIELPNVIQAYQDFHADGFEIIGISLDSSRERLEGFIESNQMVWPQYFDGKGWMNALAQKYAVQSIPATYLLDGEGVIIAKNLRGPALVKTVADALESNRAAPF, translated from the coding sequence ATGCAACCGACCACCAACCCATCCATCTCATCGTCCAGACCCAACACCTTGTGGCTGCGCGTCATTGCCGCCCTCGTTGTATTCCTGATGCCCGTCTTGTCGCTTTCGACGTCCGGCCGGGATGAAGTTGAACCGGCACCCGAAGAGGTTTCCGAAGTCTCACTGAAACTCAATGACCTGGTGGCCCGGATCATCGAAAAGCTCCGGGCGGGGCAACGAACAGAGCTGGAACTCGCCGATGAGCTGGCAGAGTTTGACGCCCTGCTGGACGAATATGGGGATCAGAAAACGGACGATGTCGCCCAGGTCCTGGTGATGAAAGGGACGCTCTATTCGGAGGTTATGGACAATCCTGAGAAGGCCATCGAGGCCTTCACGCAATTGCGCGACGAATTCCCCGAGACCCAGGCAGGGACCACGGCATCGGCTCAGATCGCGGGTTTGGAGGCACAGCAGCAATACAGTGTGGGAAAGGTCTTCCCCGGATTCAGCGTCCAGGGACTGGACGGGGAGCCGCTTGCCCTGGACGATTTCAGGGGAAAGGTGGTGCTGCTGGATTTCTGGGCCACCTGGTGCCAGCCCTGCTTGATCGAGCTGCCCAACGTCATCCAGGCGTATCAGGACTTTCATGCCGACGGTTTTGAAATCATCGGCATCAGTCTCGATTCAAGCAGGGAAAGGCTTGAGGGATTCATTGAGAGCAACCAAATGGTGTGGCCCCAGTACTTCGACGGAAAAGGCTGGATGAACGCGCTTGCCCAGAAGTATGCGGTACAGAGTATTCCGGCCACCTACCTGCTCGACGGGGAAGGTGTGATCATCGCAAAAAACCTTCGCGGCCCGGCCCTGGTAAAGACCGTGGCCGACGCTCTGGAATCGAATCGTGCCGCACCGTTCTGA